Within the Phaseolus vulgaris cultivar G19833 chromosome 9, P. vulgaris v2.0, whole genome shotgun sequence genome, the region CTATCATCTCATCTCCAAAAACTGCAACCACTTCTGTAACGATGTTTGTCTCAAGTTAACGGGAAGGTCAATCCCTCGATGGGTCAATCGCCTTGCTCGACTTGGTAAGGAATACATAGATCCTATTCTTGTGCTCTATTAACTTATTATCTTTTAAAGTTTGTGTCTGTTGTTTTTTCACATGTTGCCAGTGGAAATTCCTATGGCTCCTATGTTGACGTTATCATTCTGGAATGTTGTGTTCGGCTTTAGCTACTGgtgttgtttcttttttttagttAGAATGATACTTTTTAGGAAAAAAAGGGCAGAACTTACTCGCTTGCTCttggttttgtttttttaattaattagaaTTGGAGTTCTTAGTAGAAGCTTTCACAAGAAGTGAAAACTACATCTACAAAATTGAGCAGCAGTTTCTTATAATCAAAATTAGAGTTTTGAAGTAAAGGTTTGTATTTGCGTCAACATGGattattaaagtgaaatttCAATTCTGATGGCAAAACAACtacatttaaatttgtaattataaatTGGCTGACAAAGAAGCATGCTTCTTGCTGCACGAGATGCCCAAGAATGCTTTCTAAGAGATTCTActgatatattttaattttatcatgcAAAAAATTTCTTTCCAATTTGGTATGTGAATTGATGTTCCTATGATGAACTTTCCAAAACAACTAGTAATCATTCCTAAGTTTTGGTTGTGCTCCTTTATGTGAAGGTCTTCTGTGCAACTGCGTTCTCCCACCTGGGCTAAATGAGACAAAGGTTCCACACGCCACATCAGAGAGAGTTCAGGAGGGAGAAAAGAGGAAAATGAGAAGTCAATCCTGCAGGTACGAGGGTTCCTCCAATCCTTCATTGTCTCGACGTTCAGCAATTAAAAGTGGTAGCCAAAGACATTGTCTTTCTGGATCTTCATCTCTGGTTAATACGGCTTCAGCCTCAACCTTAACAGTAGTGAAGTAGTAGTAAAGCTTCGACAGGAGTGAGACTCTGAAATACAGGGTGCAAGCAACCGAAGATGAGCAAGGAAGAAAATTGTTCGTTTGCTCAATCTTTCTGTTCTGATGTATATCTTTATGGCAATAGCTGAATGGTTGCTTTGTTTTGTCTCTGCTCGTTGTAAAATGCTTTCATTCTCGGTGAATGGGAAGTTCTTCTGTTTCTACATTTTTGGGCTATGTAATCTTGTTTCATCTACATTATTAAATAACGCTAGATCACGAACAGGATCGATTTTCTTAGAACAACAAGATCGATTTCTTTAGGCATGGATGATCACTGCTTTTAAGAATTTATTTGCGATGTATTGCTAAAACCCATCAGGATACATTAACATTGAGAAACTAAAAACTATTAAGAGCCAAAATACCTAGGCCTGGAGAAGTAGAAGTAGAAAGAAGAACATGTGAAGATGTGTTTTGAAGAAGAGTCAATTTATAGGTGGAGGAAAACCCCAAGTTGGTGAAAAGGAGAAAACAAAGTAATTTCACGGGAGAAATGTGCAACGAGGTCAGAAATGGAGGAGTATTTTTCTTGTGGACTTTTTTTATCATAGTGACACTGGATCTGGAAGCATTCGACAAGAGCAGGATAATACGCATCATCCTTTAGCGGTTTGAGACTTACGGAGAAGATCCAATTTAGAGTGGGTTTGTGTTTGAGAAGTCCTGCAGATCAGGAAGCGAACCTCAGTAGCTGGTCGAAAAATATGCAGAGATTTTCGCAACATTCTGTACTTTGTTTCTTTTGCGATACTCTTCTTTAATTTTACAACAATCTCCCCCTTGTTTCAAAAGATACAACAAGAAGGAAAGAAGATAAATCTCAGATCTCATATTAGATCTAAAGCATCAGAGTTGATATAACAAGTTATGAGGAAGTTATGAGTCAGTCCTAGATGATGAACTTAATATGTAATTGGTATATTTTTGTTATCAGAGTTGATATAACAAGTTATGAGTCAGTCCTAGATGATGAACTTAATATATAATTGGTATATTTTTGTTTGCACAAATGTGTTTGGTAAAACTAGAGTCTACTACAAATTTTCTCACATTGATCATAGAGTTCACTTATGAAACGATCACAATAATTGTATCTTTTCCTTCGATTATATTTGTCTTAGGAGGATTGTTGTTTTAGACTATATGTATGCGCTAAGGTGCATGATGACCTCGCTAATGTGCATGATGACCTGACCTTTCAAACCAAAGACAAAACAATTTCTCTTCTTCTTTGAAGGTGTGGTTAGATCTATTGGGACGagatttttcttttgtaatcAAGTTTTTTCTTGTACCTTTTTACTGTCACTTTTTCTTTTACCTTATTTTCTTTAACATAAAAAAGTTTTAGCCCTTGCGGCAACACATttctttttgttattgtttttaataatgATATGAGTGATAAGATTTAATAGTGACAATTATCTGTGTCTATGCTTCTGTTGTTATTTTTAGTCAGTTTAAGACTGCAGAAGTTTTTCAATTAGCAGTTTTGAAATGAATTCACTGGGTAAGGTTGTGTTCTCTACTTTAATGTCTTCAAGCAGTTTTTGGTATCTCTTAATCTAAATCTTTATGTTCTTGGCTTTGATCATCTTTCAACGGTAGTAGTTTTCGATAACGAATATTTATCTAATGACATATTCAGTAATATATTTGAGAATAAGAAAATTTCAAATATCTTTTGTTTCTTTATGGGAGTAATACATATTAAACAAATTGTTAGATAATGCACTAAGTAAAATATGACGACATACCTTATTTGCATGAGTTCAATCTTCAATTTATTTAGTAAGAGTATTGGAGTCGGGGTTAGAAGCTAACAGTAAAATGGAAGAATTTTCACAACATTCTGCAGAGCGTTCATTTTGTGACACTCTTCAGGACTACGACAAATTATATTCCATTACGTCGATCCGATTTTAAAAACCAAAGCATAttaaaagaaaaccaaaatctgattttttttttgacaaGTAGTTTCTACACTGTTCTCCTATATCCTTCGTTATTAACAATATCAAGGATGAACAATTTTTCACTTATCTGTCTTGCTATAGTGTATGTAATCTATATGTTTTTATGCATGTTTGTTCCACTTAATCGTTTTACAAAAACTTCCAAACATGacaaatataaattcaagaGTCTATCCTTCCTCGTTTTACAAAATTGttaaaacctctctcttgaTTTCATAGATTCTAGTAAACTTTAACAACAATTAAGAGCTTACTAGGAATATATTCTTAATAATCTTTTGTATAAAAACCTTTAATTAGGTTATTTATGAAAACCAATTGGAACTTTCGAAAAAATAGATATAATGTACTTAGAAGACAAGTTTCCATTGTATTTTGGCTGatcttaaattttaatcaagacTAATATCATATAtccttttataaaataaaatatttaaataattgcCTATTAATAATACAACTTCTTgacataataaattatatttgggCTTCTCATATTCATGGGCTGTGATGTTTTAATTTAGTATTCAACAAGAGGGTTTTAGCATTACGCATTTCCTCTTCTTCTGTCTTCTCAACACATTACctagtttgttttattttacattttgaaCATTAGTTTTCGgaatgtaaaaagaaaaaataaaaaaattagagaaattagaaaaaatattattatatccAACCCGATAAGAAAATAGAATAGTAAAATAAAGAGGTTCGTCATTGactttttaaacaaatatttaattaaaatttagaaagagCGTGTGTGGTACGTGTTTGAATGCATATGATCCTATAAAttgttatagaaaaaaaaatcttgaaaatagGCCTTAAATTGTAAACGAAGAAATTATATACGAGTTTTTTGCCAATGAGACTTTCTTCGATTTCGTGCTGCATGTGCTTGTTGACAGAAACACGATATTAAAATCAAagcatataaataaaaatggaaTACGTGTCGGATAAGTGTGAAACAAGTCAAAGTTAATTTTATGAGAAAAGTTTTCTTCACACtataaacattaaataatattataataatataataatatttttaaattaaaaaataaaataaaaatcaataaaatattaatttattaaaatgtgaagtgtatattgttattgttaaaGTGTTAATATATCCACATCCTAATTACATCCTTAAAAAACAGTTCATAACTATAAACAAATActtagtatatttttttttaacaaacaaagattttaattatgtatcacactaacaaatatttaagattatttaagttttttaaaaatgttaaaaaacaaTATTCACCATTAATATGGGATGCAACCGGAAAGTTAGTGAGAATTTGttataattatgtatttttaaataatctgAACTTACCTGCACCTCATATCTCTATGtaacattttcatttttctttagtCACAATTTTTTAGAGAACAACTTTATCATTTGAGTGTGTAGGAGGATTAGCGAAAAAATTCATTgtattcgtttttttttttttttccctttacTTTTGCActtcaattattttctttttgtattttttcacCACAATACTTACTTTAACCATCAAGATTTATCATTAGTCACCACAAACAATCACcattacttaaaaataaataaaaagacaCCAAATTTTTCACCATACTCAGAAAAGTATTattatagaattaaaaaaagtatgaaGTTGCAAGAAAAGAGGTaagtcactacaagaaaaattgggCTTTAACGGAGGTTAATATAACCTAGTAATTGATATAATTAATggagtttttttaacctttcgttaagtttcaaaggttattctaaaatctaaaaaaaataacagaagttttttaaccttagttaaatttcaaaagtttattttaaaacctcagcaaaataacatagttttttttttacctttgttaaattccaaaggtttactCTAAAACCCAAGCaaaataatggaggttttttaaTCTTCAGTaagttccaaaggtttattctaaattttcaaaaaaataacggaggttattaaattccaaagatttattgtaGAATCTCAATAAAACACTCTAGATTTtccaaacttcaataaataaatataattaaatcatttataaataaataattaaaaactatatagttttaatatattttattattaaattctctaaaattttgaaagtgtaactttacataacaaataagttttctaaagtttcatttttttttaaaaaaacttagcAAAATAGCCTTGGATAATAAGTTTTTTAACaactaatcttggataataagtatttcaataatatttgcatatttcttatgattgatggtagttgATTTATATAACTTCTAGTTTTTTTACGAGCTCATACTTTAAAAAACCTGACTTATCTTGTTTTAACTTTTGATGTACATATATTCTatgtttaattttagttttagttataattgttaatatttaattctcataattttgaaatattttaagttaagacttttattttaaaatgcaccaaataattaattcactgtgaaagtgagaagtaatgaagttaatttctccttgcaatatgttcttgcaatctttAGCCAATAACACACATGACTTTGAAGCTCACATCTGACTGATGatgcaattatttaggatatataaaacAGTGATAAACACTAGTTGTTGCCAAGGTAGGTAACGGTGGTTTGTGGCCCAAGTTGGGGCAATAATGTGATGGAAGCAATattggagtaagaagaagatattgtcttatttaatatttcttctccttagatatGATAGACATAAGTGTAgttgaattgtgattccttgttATGACTATCGTTGACGGCCATTGAGCTTGTGCTAGAGAACAGTGTGTCTACAGTGGAAGAGAGAAGTCAAGAGAATCGTCAGAGATGATGGAAAATGgggttgaaggttatttcaaaCGGCAAgtcattttatgaaaattttgagaCTCATGGTATTTTAAGAAGGTTTTGAAATCCATGGTAAtttacggaggttcttaaaccTATGGTATTTATCAGGGGTTCTAAAAGAATTTTCctaaggtttaaaaaaaccTTGGGAAACATGTTCCCCTGTAATAGTTTAGTGGAACAAATTGTAACCTTGAataaatgacttaatagagATTTTAACTCtggataatgtaaaataaacttctgttaaaattaattttttaatgtagTGAGTAGAGGTAAAATTTGCCTAATTAAAAAGAGGGTCTTGTATCACACTTATCCTAAATGACtgtaattataagaaaa harbors:
- the LOC137821361 gene encoding deSI-like protein At4g17486 — its product is MLRKLVSGPRKNKPGTVPVHLNVYDLTPINGYAYWLGLGVYHSGVQVHGVEYGFGAHEHDTTGIFEVQPKHCPGFTFRKSIFIGTTDLGPKDVRAFMEKLAQEYSGNTYHLISKNCNHFCNDVCLKLTGRSIPRWVNRLARLGLLCNCVLPPGLNETKVPHATSERVQEGEKRKMRSQSCRYEGSSNPSLSRRSAIKSGSQRHCLSGSSSLVNTASASTLTVVK